A single window of Mangifera indica cultivar Alphonso chromosome 18, CATAS_Mindica_2.1, whole genome shotgun sequence DNA harbors:
- the LOC123201690 gene encoding receptor-like protein EIX1, whose translation MSVLTAPFFLAISIINHGFCNGSTHMDCIESERQALLRFKQDLIDSSNRQPLGLLPMDIVAHGLGTIGGKINLALLDLKRLIFLDSSDNYFGVQIPNFLGSMKNLRYLDLSGSKYVGMVPPQLGNLSNLHHLNLGGNPLIAENLNWVSSLSSLQHLDFSALDIQKPSDTFPIINTLPSLRVLRLSSCGLTHLPDSLPNLNFSSLVNLDLSANFFNNSLIPGWIFSLNDFVVFNLRATSLSGPISDGLQNLLH comes from the exons ATGAGTGTTCTCACTGCCCCTTTTTTCCTTGCTATATCAATCATCAATCATGGCTTCTGCAATGGAAGCACTCACATGGATTGCATTGAAAGTGAAAGGCAAGCTCTTTTAAGGTTCAAGCAGGATCTCATTGATTCTTCCAACCGCCAGCCTCTTGGACTGCTGCCGATGGATATTGTTGCACATGGACTG GGGACAATTGGTGGTAAGATAAATTTGGCTTTACTTGATTTAAAGCGGTTAATTTTCTTGGACTCGAGTGATAATTATTTTGGGGTTCAGATTCCGAATTTTCTTGGTTCAATGAAGAATTTAAGATATCTTGATTTGTCTGGCTCTAAATACGTGGGAATGGTTCCTCCTCAACTTGGAAATCTCTCTAATCTACATCATCTTAATCTTGGTGGCAATCCTTTAATTGCTGAGAATTTGAACTGGGTGTCTAGTCTTTCTTCACTCCAACATCTTGATTTTAGTGCCCTAGATATTCAAAAGCCCTCTGACACCTTTCCCATTATAAATACACTTCCTTCTTTACGAGTGTTAAGATTATCAAGTTGTGGACTCACCCACCTTCCGGATTCGCTACCAAACctaaatttttcatctcttgtTAACCTTGATCTTTCTGCAAACTTTTTTAACAACTCTTTGATTCCTGGTTGGATTTTCAGTCTTAATGATTTCGTTGTTTTTAATCTACGTGCAACTAGTTTATCAGGTCCAATTTCAGATGGACTTCAAAATTTGCTTCACTAA
- the LOC123202434 gene encoding receptor-like protein EIX2, whose protein sequence is MKLTMSVLTALFFLAIAIINHGFCNGSTHMGCIESERQALLRFKQDLIDSSNRLASWTAADGYCCTWTGVICDNFTGHIIELHLGTYDHRTKFGEFGSGGVVDHGNEDEVDWFYVSMAPGFVVGFWSIIGPLAINKQWRYKYCHFLNWLGYKISSVVQKFW, encoded by the exons atgaaattaaccATGAGTGTTCTCACTGCCCTTTTTTTCCTTGCTATAGCGATCATCAATCATGGCTTCTGCAATGGAAGCACTCACATGGGTTGCATTGAAAGTGAAAGACAAGCACTTTTAAGGTTCAAGCAGGATCTCATTGATTCTTCCAACCGCCTCGCCTCTTGGACTGCTGCTGATGGATATTGTTGCACATGGACTGGTGTTATCTGCGACAACTTCACCGGTCATATAATTGAGCTCCACCTCGGAACTTATGATCACAGGACAAAGTTTGGCG AGTTTGGCAGTGGAGGAGTTGTTGATCATGGtaatgaagatgaagttgatTGGTTCTATGTTAGTATGGCACCTGGATTTGTGGTGGGCTTCTGGAGCATAATAGGTCCTCTTGCTATTAACAAACAATGGAGGTATAAGTATTGTCACTTTTTGAATTGGCTCGGTTACAAAATTAGCAGTGTTGTGCAAAAATTTTGGTAA